A single Flavobacterium sp. 1 DNA region contains:
- a CDS encoding PAS domain-containing hybrid sensor histidine kinase/response regulator: MDYHKHLQKQIKRHLPLELADDPSIQSFIQSINDSYLAFERDKELMDHSFQESEKEYNEINLNLKKEYALKQESISNLYDSLETLDENYAGINPDDDVDDLLFISKYLNKQIETKKAIEDSLSRTVELLKTLFENLQSGILVEDENQNILFSNQLFWDQKKKSVTPEETEGINFSVLFEENKFLYKNPEAFVLRVKELLKNKKIVTRELIETIDNQYLERDFIPIFIDKAHKGQLWKYTDVTDQILNQKLLEQSEERSRRIMNASLNAIITIDNIGKITFWNQQAETIFGWKKEEILGKIFTNYIVPPYNKENYDNGIKQYLANGEDTFLNKQIELDAINKEGIIFPTEVSIIPITQNGETFFCSFIQDISKRKKAESNLKFQEEKYRNIIANMNLGLIEVDNNEIIQFVNQSFATMSGYEVSELLGKNPTDVFIFGENKEKISSKITLREQGISDLYQVPIKNKRGELKWWTISGGPNYDDNGNLIGSVGIHLDVTEQKQLEIDLEAEKIKAQEASKAKETFLANMSHEIRTPLNAIIGFLRELEKQELTDLQKKYIENSSIASKHLLSIINNILDISKIEAGEMVLEKEDFILKNSIKNVIQILKPKALEKGLKLNFKLSDQVNKVLKGDTLRLEQILYNLIGNALKFTSKGKISVGCDVIKDNNTFQELCLSISDTGIGMDDSFIKNIFRKFSQEDKTITRKFGGTGLGMAITYELIQLMDAKIAIESKKNEGTTIRIYINFIKGNPENISNLKQQEKKIDLNGLSILLVEDNEMNRMVAQNTLQYYDCTVTEAENGMEAINILKNQNFDIILMDLQMPEMDGYETTKIIRSDFKLTTPIIALTANAFKAEIEKCKNAGMNDYVTKPFDETILLNTIAKYTVHKQIVTLNENESLSNEKLYNLNSLNNLSRGNSEFVMKMVRLFIKQTVSEIENITNALAVDDFPEVSRLIHKIKPSVESLGITSILDEIKLLEKIAKETTDKEQIISLFSIIKPALLQVITLLRENELDK, translated from the coding sequence TGCTTTAAAACAAGAATCCATTTCTAATTTATATGATAGTCTGGAAACTTTAGATGAAAATTATGCAGGCATAAACCCAGATGATGATGTTGATGATTTACTCTTTATTTCTAAGTATTTGAATAAGCAGATTGAAACTAAAAAAGCCATCGAAGATAGTCTGTCCAGAACAGTAGAATTACTAAAAACATTATTTGAGAATCTTCAATCCGGTATTTTGGTAGAGGATGAAAATCAAAACATCTTATTTTCAAATCAACTTTTTTGGGATCAAAAGAAAAAATCGGTGACTCCCGAAGAAACAGAGGGAATCAATTTTTCGGTACTATTTGAAGAAAATAAATTCTTATACAAAAACCCTGAAGCCTTTGTTTTAAGAGTTAAAGAACTTTTGAAAAATAAAAAAATCGTTACTAGAGAGTTAATAGAAACTATTGACAATCAATACTTAGAGCGCGATTTTATTCCAATTTTTATAGACAAAGCACACAAAGGCCAATTATGGAAATATACAGATGTTACTGATCAAATACTAAATCAGAAACTTCTTGAACAAAGCGAAGAACGAAGCAGACGAATTATGAATGCTTCTCTAAATGCTATAATCACAATAGATAACATAGGTAAAATTACATTTTGGAACCAACAGGCAGAGACTATTTTTGGATGGAAAAAAGAAGAAATATTGGGCAAAATATTTACAAATTACATTGTCCCACCCTATAATAAAGAAAATTATGATAATGGTATCAAGCAATATCTGGCCAATGGCGAAGATACTTTTTTAAACAAACAGATAGAACTGGATGCGATTAATAAAGAAGGAATTATATTCCCCACTGAAGTCTCTATTATTCCAATTACTCAAAATGGAGAAACTTTTTTTTGTTCCTTTATTCAAGATATTTCCAAAAGAAAAAAAGCTGAATCCAACTTAAAATTTCAAGAAGAAAAGTATCGAAACATTATTGCAAATATGAATTTAGGTTTAATAGAAGTAGATAACAATGAGATTATACAATTTGTCAATCAGAGTTTTGCAACCATGTCTGGGTATGAAGTGAGTGAACTTTTGGGTAAAAACCCAACAGACGTTTTTATTTTTGGAGAAAATAAAGAAAAAATATCCTCGAAAATTACTTTACGCGAACAAGGCATATCTGATTTATATCAAGTTCCCATTAAAAACAAAAGAGGAGAACTAAAATGGTGGACAATAAGCGGCGGACCCAATTATGATGACAATGGAAACCTTATTGGTTCAGTGGGAATCCACTTGGATGTAACGGAACAAAAGCAATTAGAAATTGATCTTGAAGCCGAAAAAATAAAAGCTCAGGAAGCATCCAAAGCCAAAGAAACGTTTCTAGCTAATATGAGTCATGAAATACGTACGCCTCTTAATGCTATTATTGGTTTTTTACGGGAATTAGAAAAGCAGGAACTTACAGACCTTCAGAAAAAGTATATCGAAAACAGCTCTATTGCATCCAAACATTTGCTTTCTATAATCAATAACATATTAGATATTTCTAAAATTGAAGCTGGCGAAATGGTACTTGAAAAAGAAGATTTCATTTTAAAAAATTCCATTAAAAATGTAATCCAGATTCTCAAACCAAAAGCTCTAGAGAAAGGGCTAAAACTCAATTTTAAATTATCTGATCAAGTAAATAAGGTATTGAAGGGAGATACCTTACGATTGGAACAAATACTTTACAACCTGATCGGGAATGCTTTAAAATTTACTTCAAAAGGCAAAATATCTGTTGGATGCGACGTCATTAAAGATAATAACACCTTTCAGGAATTATGCCTATCCATCTCCGACACAGGAATAGGGATGGACGATAGTTTTATCAAAAATATTTTTAGGAAATTTTCGCAAGAAGATAAAACCATTACTAGAAAATTTGGAGGAACGGGTTTAGGTATGGCCATAACCTATGAACTTATCCAATTGATGGATGCCAAAATAGCTATTGAAAGCAAAAAAAATGAAGGAACTACTATTCGCATTTATATCAACTTTATAAAAGGAAATCCTGAAAACATCTCTAATTTAAAACAGCAGGAAAAAAAGATAGACCTTAACGGGCTTTCCATTTTATTAGTTGAAGACAATGAAATGAATCGAATGGTAGCACAAAATACGCTTCAATATTATGATTGCACCGTCACAGAGGCTGAGAATGGAATGGAAGCAATTAATATATTAAAAAATCAAAATTTTGATATTATATTGATGGATCTTCAAATGCCTGAAATGGATGGTTATGAAACTACCAAAATCATTAGAAGCGATTTTAAACTAACGACTCCTATTATTGCACTTACTGCAAATGCTTTTAAAGCAGAAATTGAAAAATGCAAAAATGCAGGAATGAATGATTATGTTACAAAACCTTTTGATGAAACTATTCTTTTAAATACCATTGCAAAATATACTGTACATAAACAAATTGTAACTCTTAATGAAAATGAATCTTTGAGTAATGAAAAACTGTACAATCTTAACTCTTTAAATAATTTAAGCAGAGGGAATTCGGAATTTGTAATGAAAATGGTTCGTCTATTTATAAAACAAACAGTAAGCGAAATCGAAAATATCACAAACGCATTGGCAGTTGATGATTTTCCCGAAGTGAGCAGATTAATTCATAAAATAAAACCAAGCGTAGAAAGTTTAGGTATTACATCCATCCTGGATGAGATCAAATTACTTGAAAAAATAGCTAAAGAAACTACTGATAAAGAACAAATTATCTCCCTTTTTTCAATTATAAAACCTGCATTACTGCAAGTTATTACCCTCCTTCGGGAAAATGAACTAGACAAATAA
- a CDS encoding response regulator: MENSGQFKFFIVDDDIFCANMYEQYLLNLNYTDITCYNNGNDCLNNLDQKPDIIFLDHNMEDITGFEVLKKIKRQNPNIYVVMISGQENIATVIDALKYGAFDYIIKDSIVSERMNLIITKIIKVKEDLKKSNPIIIRRFLFFF, translated from the coding sequence ATGGAAAATTCAGGTCAATTCAAATTCTTTATCGTAGACGACGATATATTTTGTGCCAATATGTACGAGCAATACTTATTAAACTTAAACTATACTGATATTACTTGTTATAATAATGGAAATGATTGCTTAAACAATCTTGATCAAAAACCAGATATTATTTTCTTAGATCATAATATGGAGGACATTACTGGTTTTGAAGTATTAAAAAAAATAAAAAGGCAAAATCCTAATATCTATGTTGTCATGATTTCGGGTCAGGAAAACATCGCAACAGTCATTGATGCTTTAAAATATGGTGCTTTTGATTATATCATAAAGGATAGTATTGTTAGTGAAAGAATGAATTTGATTATCACTAAAATCATTAAAGTAAAAGAAGATCTTAAAAAATCTAATCCTATTATCATAAGGCGATTTTTGTTCTTTTTCTAG
- a CDS encoding glycosyltransferase family 4 protein has protein sequence MEIIHIVLGKANLERMNGVNKVVHQLTSKQTEFGEKVSVWGITDDLLNNYCDRNYETELFLKKNNPFAISKFLKESILSKKNKAIFHFHGGWIPVFYTLSKLLHQNNIPFVYTPHGAYNAVSMQKSSLKKKIYFSLFEKKLLENSTKIHCIGQSEIIGLKKIFKNKKSILLPYGYENNTAISIEKSNNPEIIFGFIGRLDIHTKGLDTLLEAFQNFQKKVPNSKLWIIGDSSEKVILEQQLKDKSFAKNVILFGRKFGEEKNELLKKIDVFVQPSRNEELPLSVIEAASFGKPCIVTDATNISQLITKSQAGKTIYAQSGNLLEKAMFELFSCWKTPNAFIEMQYNAVKVICENYNWKQLISRFNIELYH, from the coding sequence ATGGAAATAATACACATAGTACTCGGAAAAGCCAATCTTGAAAGAATGAATGGCGTGAATAAAGTAGTGCATCAATTGACCTCCAAACAAACTGAATTTGGAGAAAAAGTATCAGTGTGGGGAATTACAGATGATTTACTAAATAATTATTGTGACCGCAATTATGAAACCGAATTATTTTTAAAAAAAAATAACCCTTTTGCTATATCCAAATTCTTGAAAGAGTCTATTTTGAGCAAAAAAAACAAAGCTATTTTTCATTTTCATGGCGGATGGATACCTGTTTTCTATACCCTCTCAAAATTATTGCATCAAAACAACATTCCGTTTGTTTACACTCCGCATGGCGCTTACAACGCTGTTTCTATGCAAAAAAGTTCCTTGAAAAAGAAAATATATTTTTCATTGTTTGAGAAAAAACTACTTGAAAATTCGACTAAAATTCACTGTATTGGACAAAGCGAAATAATAGGCCTAAAAAAAATATTCAAAAACAAGAAATCTATTTTACTGCCTTATGGGTATGAGAATAATACCGCCATCTCAATCGAAAAATCAAATAATCCTGAAATCATTTTTGGCTTTATCGGACGGTTGGATATTCATACCAAAGGTTTAGACACTTTATTAGAAGCATTTCAAAATTTTCAAAAAAAAGTTCCAAACTCAAAACTTTGGATTATAGGAGATAGCTCAGAAAAAGTGATTTTGGAACAACAATTAAAAGACAAAAGCTTTGCAAAAAACGTTATTTTATTTGGAAGAAAATTTGGAGAAGAAAAAAACGAACTACTCAAAAAGATAGATGTCTTTGTTCAACCTTCCCGTAATGAAGAATTACCTCTTTCGGTAATTGAAGCCGCAAGTTTTGGTAAACCTTGCATTGTAACTGATGCCACAAATATTAGCCAATTAATTACTAAAAGCCAAGCAGGAAAAACGATTTATGCCCAAAGCGGTAATTTGCTTGAAAAGGCAATGTTTGAATTATTCTCTTGCTGGAAAACTCCAAACGCGTTTATTGAAATGCAGTACAATGCTGTCAAAGTGATATGTGAAAATTACAATTGGAAACAATTAATATCCCGATTTAACATCGAACTATATCATTAA
- a CDS encoding glycosyltransferase family 4 protein, with product MSNKTIVATCYAVNPYKGSEDGMGWNFVYQIARFNKVYAITRENNQESIEKYMSQNPDSVYSNITFLYFDLPYWMRFWKKGGHGDMLYYYMWQIGIVRFIKNKNIQFDIAHNVNFHNDWTPSFLYKLGKPMVWGPVGHHPIIPEQYLKFASVASKFKNSLAWLVKKFLWKWSPSLNKTIKKANHIWCMNKGVPSVLKLKNENFSIFPSVASEDFYIDAIPKKENFHIISVGRFVTLKGFDLALHSFSAFINSLTISERKICKLTLVGSGPEKKLYKKIIIQNNIQAYVEIIEWIDRSELMKLYEKSAVFLFPSHEGAGMAVAEALSFGLPIICLENEGSGQYIDSSCGFAIPESDYLETVMDLKKAIQKLYSNQDLLHQMSTNARKKYKKRFTWNSRGEHLKTIYNQL from the coding sequence ATGAGTAACAAAACTATTGTAGCCACTTGCTATGCTGTAAATCCATACAAAGGTTCTGAAGACGGAATGGGATGGAATTTTGTTTACCAAATTGCCCGATTCAATAAAGTGTATGCCATTACAAGAGAAAACAATCAAGAATCCATTGAGAAATACATGAGTCAAAACCCAGATTCTGTTTACAGCAATATTACGTTCCTTTATTTTGATTTACCGTATTGGATGCGTTTCTGGAAAAAAGGAGGTCATGGTGATATGCTTTATTATTATATGTGGCAAATAGGAATTGTACGTTTCATCAAAAACAAGAACATTCAATTTGATATTGCTCACAATGTAAACTTTCATAATGATTGGACTCCAAGCTTTTTATATAAATTAGGAAAACCAATGGTTTGGGGGCCGGTGGGTCATCATCCTATTATTCCTGAACAATATTTGAAATTCGCTTCTGTTGCATCTAAATTTAAAAACAGTTTAGCTTGGCTAGTGAAAAAATTCCTTTGGAAATGGTCTCCCAGCTTAAATAAAACCATTAAAAAGGCCAATCATATTTGGTGCATGAATAAAGGTGTTCCAAGTGTTTTAAAATTAAAAAATGAAAATTTTTCTATTTTTCCATCAGTAGCTTCGGAAGATTTTTATATCGATGCTATTCCAAAAAAGGAAAACTTCCATATTATAAGTGTTGGTCGTTTTGTGACCTTAAAGGGATTTGACTTAGCACTACACTCCTTTTCTGCATTTATTAATTCGCTTACAATATCCGAAAGAAAAATATGCAAGCTCACTCTCGTGGGATCTGGACCTGAAAAAAAATTATATAAAAAAATTATAATCCAAAACAACATTCAAGCCTATGTAGAAATTATTGAATGGATTGACCGATCTGAATTAATGAAATTATATGAAAAATCGGCAGTTTTTCTATTCCCATCCCATGAAGGAGCTGGAATGGCTGTCGCCGAAGCATTGTCTTTTGGATTACCAATCATTTGTCTAGAAAATGAAGGATCTGGACAATACATTGACAGCAGCTGCGGATTTGCAATTCCTGAATCAGATTATCTTGAGACCGTCATGGATTTAAAAAAAGCAATTCAAAAATTATATTCGAATCAAGATCTATTACATCAAATGAGTACCAATGCCCGAAAAAAATATAAAAAACGATTTACTTGGAATAGTCGAGGGGAACATTTAAAAACCATTTATAATCAATTATAG
- a CDS encoding glycosyltransferase family 4 protein, with amino-acid sequence MRIIAIHLLNDYSGSPKVLMQLLKGWSKKNIETHLYTCSGREGFLPNVDQVKNHFYWYRFAKKPYLRLLFLITSQFLLAVQLLIKLQKKDIVYINTIFPFGAAIAGKIRGCKVMYHIHETTMKSKILKLFLFRIVKITASEVVYVSHFSANQEPLNVKKNVIYNILESSFIKQSRLNFNTKKQSKIVLMICSLKACKGINEFLKLAQINPIFTFKLVVNASQNEINAYFEKENIPSNLIIYPTQKDTHPFYKEASVVLNLSDTNLWVETFGLTILEVMVYGLPTIVPPIGGGVIELVEEGKNGYLIDCKNIALISEELNTQLLNSTLYSQVNESTLAYRKYFCEDYFENESIRILSN; translated from the coding sequence ATGAGAATCATAGCCATCCATTTATTGAACGATTATAGCGGAAGCCCAAAAGTATTGATGCAATTACTAAAAGGCTGGTCAAAAAAAAATATAGAGACACATCTGTATACTTGTAGCGGGAGAGAAGGATTTTTACCTAATGTTGATCAAGTAAAAAACCATTTCTATTGGTATCGTTTTGCAAAAAAACCTTATTTAAGACTTTTGTTTTTAATAACGAGCCAATTTTTACTAGCTGTACAATTACTAATAAAATTACAAAAAAAAGACATTGTCTATATTAACACTATTTTCCCTTTTGGTGCTGCAATTGCGGGTAAAATAAGAGGCTGCAAAGTTATGTATCACATTCATGAAACTACAATGAAATCAAAAATTTTAAAACTATTCCTTTTTAGAATTGTAAAAATAACGGCTTCGGAAGTGGTTTATGTTTCACATTTTTCAGCAAATCAAGAACCTTTGAATGTGAAAAAAAATGTAATCTATAATATCCTTGAAAGTAGCTTTATAAAACAGTCCCGTTTGAATTTTAATACCAAAAAACAATCCAAAATAGTGTTAATGATTTGTTCATTAAAAGCCTGCAAAGGAATAAATGAATTTCTAAAATTAGCGCAGATAAATCCAATATTTACTTTTAAATTAGTTGTAAATGCCTCCCAAAATGAAATTAATGCTTATTTCGAAAAAGAAAATATCCCGAGTAATTTAATCATATATCCTACTCAAAAAGATACCCATCCCTTTTATAAAGAAGCGAGTGTGGTTCTTAATCTGTCCGATACGAATTTATGGGTGGAAACTTTTGGACTAACCATTCTTGAAGTAATGGTGTATGGATTACCTACGATTGTTCCTCCTATAGGTGGTGGTGTTATCGAACTCGTTGAAGAAGGCAAAAATGGATACCTAATAGACTGTAAGAATATAGCTCTCATTTCAGAAGAACTAAATACGCAGTTGTTAAATTCTACTTTATATTCTCAAGTGAATGAAAGTACATTAGCTTACCGCAAGTACTTTTGTGAAGACTATTTTGAAAATGAGTCAATCCGAATTCTTTCCAATTAA
- a CDS encoding Crp/Fnr family transcriptional regulator: MDEIKKHFEKQVSISDRDWQLFSSKLVRREFLKKDFIIKAGEKENYLSYIEKGIVRFSIPTALDELTFGFAFAENFVSAYDFFLTQKPSNYNLQTITDTILWSISFEDLQHIYAETTVGNTIGRLASESLFLKKSKRELSLLTESAGERYLNLFTEQPHLLKLIPLKYIASYIGITPQALSRIRKRIS, encoded by the coding sequence ATGGATGAAATAAAAAAACACTTTGAAAAACAGGTTTCAATTTCAGACAGGGACTGGCAATTATTTTCTTCCAAACTAGTCAGAAGGGAATTCTTAAAAAAAGATTTTATAATTAAAGCCGGAGAAAAAGAAAATTACCTTTCCTACATAGAAAAAGGCATTGTACGTTTTAGCATTCCAACAGCATTGGATGAGCTGACTTTTGGATTCGCATTTGCTGAAAATTTTGTGAGTGCCTATGATTTTTTCCTAACACAAAAACCTTCCAACTATAACCTGCAAACCATAACAGACACAATATTATGGAGCATCAGTTTTGAAGACCTCCAGCATATTTATGCAGAAACCACTGTTGGCAACACTATTGGCAGGCTGGCGAGCGAGTCTTTGTTTCTGAAAAAATCAAAAAGGGAATTATCTTTGTTAACGGAATCGGCAGGAGAACGCTATTTGAATTTGTTTACTGAACAGCCTCACTTACTAAAGCTCATACCGCTCAAATATATTGCCTCCTATATTGGCATTACGCCTCAGGCACTCAGCAGGATCAGGAAGCGAATTTCTTAA
- a CDS encoding alkaline phosphatase, whose translation MKKIITLFCLQFFLFAEAQEYNSSNIHSHNDYASSLPFYGAYSNEAGVIEADVFLINNELFVAHTPKEIVPHNTLKKLYLETLSYKLKSLTGKVYPDNKPLILMIDIKSDADAALKEIVQQLQTFPEIISSKNVKIVISGNRPLPQDWATYPEFIYFDGRLNENYSPEELSRVEMISEDLKKLVVWNGKGTLTQADLQKIQAAIKKVHDQHKKIRFWDTQDNVNTWMTLMNLKVDFIGTDNVVALVQFINNIKTAFYQNTEFHTAYIPKNVVAFVKKKPKNVILLIGDGMGLAQIYAGYTANKGQLSLFNIPTQGFSITRALDSYITDSAAGATAMATGNKTNNRFISVDENGKPLELITQQLAKKNFKTAIISSGNITDATPAAFYAHQSERSYGEPIAYDFLSNPSDILIGGGLKEFKARKDGKDLTKLLIEKGYSFSEKFSSLDTIKNNKIIVLDDSAVVSIKEGRGDFLTKSLVKATNVFSQTKNPFFIMAEGAQIDYGGHKNNLEYVVREMLDFDKLVGQAMEFVDKNPETLLIVTADHETGGLSLIDGSITKGYVHGSFSTNDHTAVPVPVFAYGSGAQNFTGVYQNTDIYVKIMVALF comes from the coding sequence ATGAAAAAAATAATAACCCTTTTCTGCCTCCAATTTTTCCTGTTTGCAGAAGCACAGGAATACAATTCTTCTAATATTCATTCGCATAATGATTATGCATCCTCACTGCCTTTTTATGGAGCATATTCTAATGAGGCTGGCGTCATCGAAGCGGATGTTTTTTTAATTAATAATGAGCTGTTTGTCGCTCATACTCCAAAAGAGATTGTGCCGCACAATACGCTAAAAAAATTATATCTTGAGACGCTTTCATATAAATTAAAAAGTCTGACAGGCAAAGTATATCCTGATAATAAGCCTTTAATTTTGATGATAGACATTAAATCTGATGCCGATGCTGCCCTAAAAGAAATTGTGCAGCAGTTACAAACATTTCCGGAAATAATTTCCAGCAAAAATGTAAAAATTGTTATTTCAGGAAACAGACCTTTGCCACAGGATTGGGCCACATATCCGGAATTTATCTATTTTGACGGAAGGCTTAATGAAAATTATTCGCCCGAAGAATTGTCCCGCGTTGAAATGATCAGTGAGGATTTAAAAAAACTTGTCGTATGGAATGGTAAAGGTACTTTGACACAAGCCGATTTACAAAAGATTCAAGCGGCAATTAAAAAAGTACACGATCAGCACAAAAAAATTAGATTCTGGGACACGCAGGACAATGTCAATACATGGATGACTTTGATGAATTTAAAAGTTGATTTTATTGGTACGGATAATGTTGTGGCACTGGTACAATTTATCAATAATATTAAAACAGCATTTTATCAAAATACAGAATTCCATACAGCATATATACCTAAAAACGTGGTAGCTTTCGTTAAGAAGAAACCAAAAAATGTGATTCTTCTTATTGGAGACGGAATGGGATTAGCTCAAATTTATGCTGGTTACACAGCCAACAAAGGACAATTAAGCCTCTTTAATATTCCAACTCAAGGATTTTCAATTACTAGAGCATTGGATAGTTATATTACCGATTCGGCTGCTGGAGCAACAGCGATGGCAACGGGAAATAAAACCAATAACAGATTTATTAGTGTGGATGAAAACGGAAAACCCTTAGAATTAATTACACAGCAGTTAGCAAAGAAAAATTTTAAAACAGCCATTATCTCTTCGGGTAATATAACCGATGCAACTCCCGCCGCTTTTTACGCACATCAGTCTGAAAGAAGTTACGGTGAGCCAATAGCCTATGATTTTTTAAGCAATCCATCGGATATTCTTATAGGTGGCGGACTAAAAGAATTTAAGGCTAGGAAAGACGGAAAAGACTTAACTAAATTGCTGATTGAAAAAGGGTATTCCTTTTCGGAGAAATTCAGTAGTTTGGATACCATTAAAAACAATAAAATTATAGTTTTAGATGATTCGGCTGTCGTTTCTATAAAAGAGGGAAGGGGAGATTTTTTAACCAAATCTTTAGTTAAAGCAACGAATGTTTTTTCTCAAACAAAAAATCCATTTTTTATTATGGCCGAAGGTGCACAAATTGATTATGGCGGGCATAAAAATAATTTAGAATATGTGGTTCGCGAAATGCTTGATTTTGACAAATTGGTTGGACAAGCAATGGAATTTGTAGATAAAAATCCTGAAACGCTATTAATTGTAACAGCTGATCACGAAACAGGCGGATTATCATTAATAGATGGCAGTATAACAAAAGGATATGTTCATGGAAGTTTTAGTACAAATGACCATACAGCTGTTCCAGTTCCTGTTTTTGCTTATGGATCTGGAGCTCAAAATTTTACAGGAGTGTATCAGAACACTGATATTTATGTCAAAATCATGGTGGCTCTTTTTTAA